A genomic window from Pseudogulbenkiania sp. MAI-1 includes:
- a CDS encoding glutathione S-transferase N-terminal domain-containing protein, with product MITLYTWGTPNGRKVSILLEELGLDYHVEPIDIGQGDQFSPAFLEVNPNGKIPAIVDSDGPEGGPITVFESGAIMIYLAEKYGRFLPSAGFARYQALQWLMFQMGGFGPMLGQTHHFLRYAPEKVPYAMERYHKETQRLYGVLDTRLAETPFVAGDYSIADMALYPWAARHEWHDIDLAAYPHVERWYREVGARPAVVRGMQVPA from the coding sequence ATGATCACGTTGTATACCTGGGGCACGCCCAACGGAAGGAAAGTCTCGATCCTGCTCGAGGAACTGGGGCTGGACTACCACGTCGAGCCGATCGACATCGGCCAGGGCGACCAGTTCTCGCCGGCCTTCCTCGAGGTCAACCCGAACGGCAAGATCCCGGCCATCGTCGACAGCGACGGCCCCGAAGGCGGCCCGATCACCGTGTTCGAGTCGGGCGCCATCATGATCTACCTGGCGGAAAAGTACGGCCGTTTCCTGCCGTCAGCCGGCTTTGCGCGCTACCAGGCGCTGCAGTGGCTGATGTTCCAGATGGGCGGTTTCGGGCCGATGCTGGGGCAGACCCACCACTTCCTGCGCTACGCCCCGGAAAAGGTGCCGTACGCGATGGAGCGCTACCACAAGGAAACCCAGCGCCTGTACGGCGTGCTCGACACGCGCTTGGCCGAAACGCCGTTCGTCGCCGGCGACTACAGCATCGCCGACATGGCGCTCTACCCCTGGGCGGCGCGCCACGAATGGCACGACATTGATCTGGCCGCCTATCCCCATGTCGAGCGCTGGTACCGCGAGGTGGGAGCGCGTCCGGCGGTAGTACGCGGCATGCAGGTACCGGCCTAA
- the hemF gene encoding oxygen-dependent coproporphyrinogen oxidase codes for MSQFSSTVVHAFLTDLQDRICAGLEAADGDAHFAEDSWQRPQGGGGRSRVLTGGAVFEQAGVNFSHVTGDTLPPSATAHRPELAGRHWEAMGVSLVVHPQNPYVPTSHANVRFFIAEKAGEAPVWWFGGGFDLTPFYGFEEDARHWHRVAHDLCLPFGAEVYPKYKQWCDEYFFLKHRNEARGIGGLFFDDLNAWGFEQCFAFQQAVGNGYLDAYLPIVARRKDMPWGERERQFQLYRRGRYVEFNLVWDRGTLFGLQSGGRTESILMSMPPLVRWEYGYHPEPGTPEAELYERFLPPRDWL; via the coding sequence ATGAGCCAATTTTCCTCCACGGTGGTGCACGCCTTTCTCACCGATCTGCAGGACCGCATCTGCGCCGGGCTGGAGGCCGCCGACGGCGACGCACATTTCGCCGAGGACAGCTGGCAGCGCCCCCAGGGCGGCGGCGGACGCAGCCGCGTGCTGACCGGCGGCGCGGTATTCGAGCAGGCCGGGGTCAATTTCTCGCACGTCACCGGCGACACGCTGCCGCCGTCGGCCACCGCGCACCGCCCGGAGCTGGCGGGCCGGCACTGGGAGGCGATGGGGGTCTCGCTGGTGGTGCATCCGCAGAATCCCTACGTCCCCACCAGCCACGCCAACGTGCGCTTCTTCATCGCCGAGAAGGCGGGCGAGGCGCCGGTGTGGTGGTTCGGCGGCGGCTTCGACCTGACGCCGTTCTACGGCTTCGAGGAGGATGCGCGCCACTGGCACCGCGTGGCGCACGACCTGTGCCTGCCGTTCGGCGCCGAGGTCTACCCCAAGTACAAGCAGTGGTGCGACGAGTACTTCTTCCTCAAGCATCGCAACGAGGCGCGCGGCATCGGCGGGCTGTTCTTCGACGACCTCAACGCCTGGGGCTTCGAACAGTGCTTCGCCTTCCAGCAGGCGGTGGGCAACGGCTACCTCGACGCCTACCTGCCAATCGTGGCGCGGCGCAAGGACATGCCGTGGGGCGAGCGCGAGCGCCAGTTCCAGCTCTACCGGCGCGGGCGCTACGTGGAATTCAACCTGGTATGGGACCGCGGCACGCTATTCGGCCTGCAGTCGGGCGGGCGCACCGAATCGATCCTGATGTCGATGCCGCCCCTGGTGCGCTGGGAGTACGGTTACCACCCCGAGCCGGGTACGCCGGAGGCGGAGTTGTATGAGCGCTTCCTGCCGCCGCGCGACTGGCTGTGA
- a CDS encoding Lrp/AsnC family transcriptional regulator yields the protein MDRIDRRMLELLQTEGRLSTAELAERVALSPTPVARRLKRLEEEGFISGYRAVLDRRRLKLATTVFVSVRLMHHREDASRLFEDAVQLMDEVIDCHVVSGAYDYLLEVVVPDLPGYERVVRKLQTLSMVQDMTSNFAIRTVKSGAPLPLDALE from the coding sequence ATGGACCGCATCGACCGGCGCATGCTGGAACTGCTGCAGACCGAGGGGCGGCTGAGCACCGCCGAACTGGCCGAACGCGTGGCGTTGTCGCCGACGCCGGTGGCGCGCCGGCTGAAGCGGCTGGAGGAAGAAGGCTTCATCAGCGGCTACCGCGCGGTGCTGGACCGGCGGCGCCTCAAGCTCGCCACCACGGTGTTCGTCAGCGTGCGGCTGATGCACCACCGCGAGGACGCCTCGCGGCTGTTCGAGGATGCGGTGCAGCTGATGGACGAAGTGATCGACTGCCACGTGGTGTCGGGCGCCTACGACTACCTGCTGGAAGTGGTGGTGCCCGACCTGCCCGGCTACGAGCGTGTGGTGCGCAAGCTGCAGACGCTGAGCATGGTGCAGGACATGACCAGCAACTTCGCCATCCGCACCGTCAAGAGCGGCGCGCCGCTGCCGCTCGACGCGCTGGAGTGA
- a CDS encoding DMT family transporter → MSAATLALPAAAPRSGLVAGIAALTVTVLIWASFFVSLRAGARAQLRPEELALIRFAPAGLGFLPLLIARWRRIVAVPWPLLASILVGAGLPYFLIAGLGMRHAPVADGSTLVPGTLPLLVAVLGALLYRQRPPAARLPALLLIGAGVLVLLVLNHGQGELGRGYALFLLGSLMWANYTLALRRSGLSPLEGAALISTGSLVLLLPWLLLHPPLGLMTLPAGQWALQGLIQGLGVGLVSTLCYAVAISRLGAETASAAGALTPVLASLLALPLFGEMPGAGSLLGMALIVAGVIGASRPLPPRR, encoded by the coding sequence ATGTCCGCCGCCACTCTCGCCCTGCCCGCCGCCGCCCCGCGCTCAGGCCTCGTCGCCGGCATCGCCGCGCTGACGGTGACCGTGCTGATATGGGCCAGCTTCTTCGTGTCGCTGCGCGCCGGCGCACGCGCCCAGCTGCGCCCGGAGGAACTGGCGCTGATCCGCTTCGCCCCGGCCGGGCTCGGCTTCCTGCCGCTGTTGATCGCGCGCTGGCGGCGCATCGTGGCGGTGCCGTGGCCGCTGCTGGCGTCGATCCTGGTCGGCGCCGGCCTGCCCTATTTCCTGATCGCCGGCCTCGGCATGCGCCACGCGCCGGTGGCCGACGGCAGCACGCTGGTTCCCGGCACCCTGCCGCTGCTGGTCGCCGTGCTGGGGGCGTTGCTCTATCGCCAGCGCCCGCCGGCTGCGCGCCTGCCGGCCCTGCTGCTGATCGGCGCCGGGGTGCTGGTGCTGCTGGTGCTCAACCACGGTCAGGGCGAACTGGGACGGGGCTACGCCTTGTTCCTGCTGGGCAGCCTGATGTGGGCCAACTACACGCTGGCGCTGCGCCGTTCCGGGCTGTCGCCGCTGGAGGGCGCGGCGCTGATCTCGACCGGTTCGCTGGTGCTGCTCTTGCCGTGGCTGCTGCTGCATCCTCCGCTCGGGCTGATGACGCTGCCGGCCGGTCAGTGGGCGCTGCAGGGGCTGATCCAGGGGCTGGGGGTGGGGCTGGTCTCCACGCTGTGCTACGCCGTCGCCATCTCGCGTCTCGGCGCCGAGACGGCTTCCGCCGCCGGCGCACTGACCCCGGTGCTGGCCTCGCTGCTGGCGCTGCCGCTGTTCGGCGAAATGCCCGGCGCCGGTTCGCTGCTCGGCATGGCGCTGATCGTGGCCGGGGTGATCGGCGCCAGCCGGCCGCTGCCACCGCGGCGTTAG
- the hisC gene encoding histidinol-phosphate transaminase, translating into MSQYWSSTVSRLTPYTPGEQPQHQRLIKLNTNENPYPPSPRAVEAMGRELGASLRLYPNPDSTPLKAAIAHRHGLTPAHVFVGNGSDEVLAHAFCALLKHELPLLFPDISYSFYPTYCKLYDIDYRTVPLADDFSLAIDDYLEPCGGIIFPNPNAPTGRLLALDAIERLLAAQPQRVVVVDEAYIDFGGDSAISLVERYPNLLVVQTLSKSRSLAGLRVGFAVGHPALIDALERVKNSFNSYPLDRMAIVGATAAIEDEEYFDSTRRAVMASRDTLTAGLEALGFEVLPSAANFVFARHPGHDAATLAAALRSEGIIVRHFNAPRIAQFLRITVGSDEECQALLESLRAKLG; encoded by the coding sequence ATGAGTCAATACTGGAGTTCCACCGTTTCCCGCCTGACGCCGTACACCCCCGGAGAGCAGCCGCAGCACCAGCGCCTGATCAAGCTCAACACCAACGAAAACCCCTACCCACCGTCGCCGCGCGCCGTCGAGGCGATGGGCCGTGAGCTGGGCGCATCGTTGCGTCTCTATCCCAACCCGGACAGCACGCCGCTCAAGGCCGCCATCGCGCACCGCCATGGCCTGACCCCGGCCCACGTATTCGTCGGCAACGGCTCGGACGAAGTGCTGGCGCATGCCTTCTGCGCGCTGCTCAAGCATGAGCTACCGCTGCTGTTCCCGGACATCAGCTACAGCTTCTACCCGACCTACTGCAAGCTCTACGACATCGATTACCGCACCGTGCCGCTGGCCGACGATTTCAGCCTCGCTATCGACGACTACCTCGAGCCCTGCGGCGGCATCATCTTCCCCAACCCGAACGCGCCGACTGGCCGCCTGCTGGCGCTCGACGCGATCGAGCGTCTGCTCGCGGCCCAGCCGCAGCGCGTGGTGGTGGTGGACGAGGCCTACATCGACTTCGGTGGCGACAGCGCGATTTCGCTGGTCGAGCGCTACCCCAACCTGCTGGTGGTGCAGACGCTGTCGAAGTCGCGCTCGCTGGCCGGGCTGCGCGTCGGCTTCGCGGTCGGCCATCCGGCGCTGATCGACGCGCTGGAGCGGGTCAAGAACAGCTTCAACTCCTACCCGCTCGACCGCATGGCGATCGTCGGCGCCACCGCCGCGATCGAGGACGAGGAGTACTTCGACAGCACGCGCCGCGCCGTGATGGCGAGCCGCGACACGCTGACGGCGGGGCTGGAAGCGCTGGGCTTCGAGGTGCTGCCGTCCGCCGCCAACTTCGTGTTCGCGCGCCACCCCGGCCATGACGCCGCCACCCTGGCTGCCGCGCTGCGCAGCGAGGGCATCATCGTGCGCCACTTCAACGCCCCGCGCATCGCCCAGTTCCTGCGCATCACCGTCGGCTCCGACGAGGAGTGCCAGGCGCTGCTGGAGTCGCTGCGCGCCAAGCTGGGCTGA
- a CDS encoding DnaJ family domain-containing protein, whose amino-acid sequence MDILALIGEKRLAEAAEKGELSNLPGEGQPLPEDDISPLVPPEQRMAWRILKNAGYLPPELEARREAVQLAMTLADAEGEALSRGLKRLALLNQRLTEVGLPPVSAEGAYGAKLLRRLER is encoded by the coding sequence ATGGACATCCTGGCACTGATCGGCGAAAAGCGGCTGGCCGAAGCGGCGGAGAAGGGCGAACTGAGCAACTTGCCCGGCGAAGGTCAGCCGTTGCCGGAGGATGACATCAGCCCGCTGGTGCCGCCCGAGCAGCGCATGGCCTGGCGCATCCTCAAGAACGCCGGCTACCTGCCGCCGGAGCTGGAGGCGCGGCGCGAGGCGGTGCAACTGGCCATGACGCTGGCCGACGCCGAGGGCGAGGCGCTGTCGCGCGGGCTCAAGCGCCTAGCGCTGCTCAACCAGCGTCTGACCGAGGTGGGTCTCCCTCCCGTGAGTGCCGAGGGGGCGTACGGCGCCAAGCTCTTGCGCCGGCTGGAGCGCTAG
- a CDS encoding FMN-dependent NADH-azoreductase: protein MKLLHIDSSILGNSVSRQLTAALVDNVRRQHPALEVSYRDLAGAEIAHLSGEIIGANFTPEADWTATQRSEKALTDELIAEFLAADVIVIGAPMYNFSIPSQLKAWIDRVAAAGRTFKYTENGPVGLAGGKKVLIASSRGGVYSTEQGRLMDFQEDYLKTVLGFLGITDVEIVRAEAVNMGEDQRATAIHAAKSAIAELAV from the coding sequence ATGAAACTGCTGCACATCGATTCCAGCATCCTCGGCAACTCCGTTTCGCGTCAGCTGACCGCCGCCCTGGTCGACAACGTCCGTCGCCAGCATCCGGCGCTCGAAGTGAGCTACCGTGACCTGGCCGGGGCCGAAATTGCTCACCTGTCCGGCGAGATCATCGGTGCCAACTTCACGCCGGAAGCGGACTGGACCGCCACCCAGCGCAGCGAGAAGGCGCTGACCGACGAGCTGATCGCCGAGTTTCTGGCCGCCGACGTGATCGTGATCGGTGCTCCGATGTACAACTTCTCGATCCCGTCGCAGCTCAAGGCCTGGATCGACCGCGTGGCCGCCGCCGGCCGCACCTTCAAGTACACCGAGAACGGTCCGGTCGGCCTGGCCGGCGGCAAGAAGGTGCTGATCGCCTCCAGCCGCGGCGGTGTCTACTCCACCGAACAGGGCCGCCTGATGGACTTCCAGGAAGACTACCTGAAGACCGTGCTGGGCTTCCTCGGCATCACCGACGTCGAGATCGTCCGCGCTGAAGCGGTCAACATGGGCGAAGACCAGCGCGCCACCGCGATTCATGCGGCTAAGTCGGCGATTGCGGAACTGGCCGTGTAA
- a CDS encoding LysR substrate-binding domain-containing protein has product MRDLNDLLFFAKVVEHNGFNAASRVLGIPKSRLSRRVAGLEEELGVRLLQRTTRKLALTEVGASFYAHCQAMLAEADAAEESISRVTAEARGLIRVSCPELLAKTELGPILPRFMQRHPQVRLLLEATNRRVDLIEEGIDVAIRVRSVIEDSASLVARRLGIARQALVASPALLEQYGTPVSPAELAALPALSMSWPDGRGHFALLDEVGHNYSVQIEQPRLITDDLMVLTEAAEAGLGVALLPAQLCHEALAAGRLTRLLPNYVIPGGILHAVFPSRRGLVPAVRAFIDFLAAELVPQEHPGYERLG; this is encoded by the coding sequence ATGCGCGACCTCAACGACCTGCTGTTCTTCGCCAAGGTGGTCGAACACAACGGTTTCAACGCCGCCTCCCGCGTGCTGGGCATCCCCAAGTCGCGCCTGTCGCGGCGCGTGGCCGGACTGGAAGAAGAGCTCGGCGTGCGCCTGCTCCAGCGCACCACGCGCAAGCTGGCGCTGACCGAGGTCGGCGCCAGCTTTTACGCCCACTGCCAGGCCATGCTGGCCGAGGCCGACGCCGCCGAGGAAAGCATCTCGCGCGTCACCGCCGAGGCTCGCGGGCTGATCCGGGTGAGCTGCCCCGAGCTCCTGGCCAAGACCGAACTTGGCCCGATTCTGCCGCGCTTCATGCAGCGCCATCCGCAGGTGCGGCTGCTGCTGGAGGCGACCAACCGCCGCGTCGACCTGATCGAGGAAGGCATCGACGTGGCGATCCGGGTGCGCAGCGTGATCGAGGACAGTGCAAGCCTGGTGGCGCGCCGGCTCGGCATCGCCCGCCAGGCGCTGGTGGCGAGCCCCGCCTTGCTGGAACAGTACGGCACGCCGGTGAGCCCGGCCGAGCTCGCCGCGCTGCCGGCACTGTCGATGAGCTGGCCGGACGGACGCGGCCACTTCGCCCTGCTCGACGAGGTCGGCCACAACTACAGCGTGCAGATCGAACAGCCGCGGCTGATCACCGACGACCTGATGGTGCTGACCGAGGCGGCCGAGGCCGGACTGGGCGTGGCGCTGTTGCCGGCGCAGCTCTGTCACGAGGCGCTGGCGGCAGGACGGCTCACACGGCTGCTGCCGAACTACGTCATCCCCGGCGGCATCCTGCACGCCGTGTTCCCGAGCCGGCGCGGGCTGGTGCCGGCAGTGCGCGCCTTCATCGACTTCCTCGCCGCGGAACTGGTGCCGCAGGAGCATCCGGGCTACGAGCGGTTGGGCTGA
- a CDS encoding DMT family transporter: MKVIQGVLYGLAAGALWGMVFLAPRALSAFSPLELASCRYLSYGVVSLLMLLPLWRGVRGKLQHEDWLALLRLSLIGNIIYYVLLISAVQLVGIAPTSLIIGVLPLLMTVIGSREHGALRLSALAWPLALIMAGVAAINLDVFLYAPDPANDSAGWLVKLGGLACAVAALLSWTWYAVANARYLRQHPRFNSHEWSLLTGVCTGVLALLLALPAGWLALSVPASAERDWALFAGITVAVALGASVLGTGLWNAASRRLPLTLSGQLIVFETLFALFYGFLYEWRWPRPFESLAMLLLLGGVLWSSWLHLQPNEPLADEMPV, translated from the coding sequence GTGAAGGTGATTCAAGGTGTGTTGTACGGCCTCGCGGCCGGTGCCCTGTGGGGCATGGTGTTTCTGGCGCCGCGCGCGCTGTCGGCGTTCTCGCCGCTGGAGCTGGCCTCGTGCCGCTACCTGAGCTACGGCGTGGTGTCCTTGCTGATGCTGCTGCCCTTGTGGCGCGGCGTGCGCGGGAAGCTGCAGCACGAGGACTGGCTGGCGCTGCTGCGGCTCTCGCTGATCGGCAACATCATCTACTACGTGCTCTTGATCAGCGCGGTGCAGCTGGTCGGCATCGCGCCGACCTCGCTGATCATCGGCGTGCTGCCGCTGCTGATGACGGTGATTGGCAGCCGCGAACACGGCGCCTTGCGCCTCTCCGCGCTGGCCTGGCCGCTGGCGCTGATCATGGCGGGCGTGGCGGCGATCAACCTCGACGTATTCCTCTACGCGCCGGACCCGGCCAACGACAGTGCCGGCTGGCTGGTCAAGCTCGGGGGGCTCGCCTGCGCCGTCGCCGCCCTGCTGTCGTGGACCTGGTACGCGGTAGCCAACGCGCGCTATCTGCGCCAGCATCCGCGTTTCAACAGCCACGAGTGGTCGCTGCTCACCGGGGTGTGCACCGGGGTGTTGGCGCTGCTGCTGGCTTTGCCGGCGGGCTGGCTGGCGCTGTCGGTGCCGGCTTCGGCCGAGCGCGACTGGGCGCTGTTCGCCGGCATCACGGTGGCGGTGGCGCTGGGCGCCTCGGTGCTCGGTACCGGCCTCTGGAACGCCGCCAGTCGCCGCCTGCCGCTGACCCTGAGCGGGCAACTGATCGTGTTCGAGACGCTGTTCGCGCTGTTCTACGGCTTCCTCTACGAATGGCGCTGGCCGCGTCCGTTCGAGAGCCTGGCGATGCTGCTGCTGCTGGGCGGCGTGCTGTGGTCGTCGTGGCTGCATCTGCAGCCCAACGAACCCCTGGCCGACGAGATGCCGGTGTGA
- a CDS encoding AraC family transcriptional regulator — protein MNPSLSVRHYLPETQAHSHDHAQLVFGLDGALQMDVEGRAGCVAAQQLAVIPSACRHAFAGAQAASCLVLDVSSGVDGLGALLGAGADEARRLLDTPGTHVLSPALASLVSGLAALPTLDAAVGRHGAALLLAGLVQQPAATLPGLPLARIDAFIDRHCAHPLQVRDLAELVGLAPSRFHERFLAETGLRPMEYVRRRRLRLARLLLTTTMLPVGEVAARTGYSSQSAFTSALVREFGETPSALRRAARAESRTKPA, from the coding sequence ATGAACCCCTCGCTGTCCGTCCGCCATTACCTGCCCGAGACGCAGGCCCACAGCCACGACCACGCCCAACTGGTGTTTGGGCTGGACGGCGCGTTGCAGATGGACGTCGAGGGCCGTGCCGGCTGCGTCGCGGCGCAGCAACTGGCGGTGATTCCCTCCGCCTGCCGCCACGCTTTCGCCGGCGCCCAGGCAGCGAGCTGCCTGGTGCTGGACGTGTCGTCCGGCGTGGACGGGCTGGGTGCGTTGCTCGGCGCCGGGGCGGACGAGGCGCGCCGGTTGCTCGACACGCCGGGCACGCACGTGCTGAGCCCGGCGCTGGCATCGTTGGTGAGCGGCCTGGCGGCGCTGCCGACGCTCGACGCCGCCGTCGGCCGCCACGGGGCCGCCCTGCTGCTGGCGGGGCTGGTGCAGCAGCCGGCGGCGACGCTGCCGGGCCTGCCGCTGGCGCGGATCGATGCCTTCATCGACCGCCACTGCGCCCACCCCTTGCAGGTGCGCGACCTGGCCGAGCTGGTCGGGCTCGCGCCGTCGCGCTTTCACGAACGCTTCCTCGCCGAGACCGGGCTGCGTCCGATGGAGTACGTCCGCCGGCGCCGCCTGCGGCTCGCTCGTCTGCTGCTCACCACCACCATGCTGCCGGTGGGCGAGGTGGCGGCGCGCACCGGCTACTCTTCGCAGAGCGCCTTCACCAGCGCGCTGGTGCGCGAGTTCGGCGAGACGCCGAGCGCACTGCGCCGTGCCGCGCGGGCGGAGTCGCGCACCAAGCCGGCGTAG
- the hutG gene encoding N-formylglutamate deformylase, with protein sequence MDTPIYTLHRGSAPLLISMPHVGTELPAELTGRLAPVAAELDDTDWHLPRLYDFAVALGASILIPRYSRYVIDLNRPPDNANLYPGQDTTGLCPVDTFAKVPLYRPGEEPDDTEIERRVERYWRPYHLALQDEMARIKAEHGVALLWEAHSIRSEVPRFFEGKLPDFNLGSAGGASCAEGLGERLLAVAQGFPAYSAVLNGRFKGGYITRAYGQPDKGQHAIQLELSLATYMEEQAPYAYDEARATKVQPVLRALLESLLQWTDQPA encoded by the coding sequence ATGGATACCCCGATCTACACCTTGCACCGCGGCAGCGCGCCGCTGTTGATCTCGATGCCGCACGTCGGCACCGAGCTGCCTGCCGAACTAACCGGGCGCCTGGCGCCGGTGGCGGCCGAACTGGACGATACCGACTGGCATCTGCCGCGGCTGTATGACTTTGCCGTCGCGCTGGGCGCGTCGATCCTGATCCCGCGCTACTCGCGCTACGTCATCGACCTCAACCGTCCGCCGGATAACGCCAACCTCTATCCGGGCCAGGATACGACGGGGCTGTGCCCGGTCGACACCTTCGCCAAGGTGCCGCTGTACCGTCCCGGCGAGGAGCCGGACGATACCGAGATCGAACGGCGCGTCGAGCGTTACTGGCGCCCTTATCACCTGGCGCTGCAGGACGAGATGGCGCGCATCAAGGCCGAACACGGCGTGGCCTTGCTGTGGGAGGCGCACTCGATCCGCTCCGAGGTGCCGCGCTTCTTCGAAGGCAAGCTACCCGACTTCAACCTGGGCAGCGCCGGCGGCGCTTCCTGCGCTGAGGGCCTGGGCGAGCGTCTGCTGGCGGTGGCGCAGGGTTTCCCGGCCTACAGCGCGGTGCTGAACGGCCGCTTCAAGGGCGGCTACATCACCCGCGCCTATGGCCAACCCGACAAGGGCCAGCACGCCATCCAGCTCGAGCTGTCGCTCGCCACCTACATGGAAGAGCAGGCGCCGTACGCCTACGACGAGGCGCGCGCGACGAAGGTGCAGCCGGTGTTGCGCGCGCTGCTGGAGAGCCTGCTGCAGTGGACTGATCAGCCGGCCTGA
- a CDS encoding formimidoylglutamate deiminase, with translation MTSAPHSLFADRALLPEGWRRNVLLRWDAYGLLNTVEPDAVPPEGVERAAGPVIAGMPNLHSHAFQRAMAGLTEYLGHPQDSFWSWRSLMYRFAGRLTPDTLEAVARQLYVEMAKAGYTSVCEFHYVHHDANGRPYANPAEHCERLIAAAADAGIGLTLLPVLYQQSGFGAKPPLPEQARFVASTDWMLDLLARLRRDHPQHAGLRYGVAPHSLRAVTPATLEALRSGLHGDDPGAPIHIHIAEQTKEVDDCVAELGKRPVRWLLDNQPLDERWCLVHATHMTPDETADLAASGAVAGICPTTEANLGDGIFDGVAYLAAGGNWGIGSDSHVSVSLVEELRLLEYSQRLRDRRRNALASADAPVVADRLYAQAVAGGALATGRPVAGLAVGQRADLLVLDAEHPNLAQRVADQLLAGLVFCQHGETPIRDVYAGGRRIVAERRHVSEVAAAQGYRQALAELLG, from the coding sequence ATGACTTCCGCACCCCATTCCCTGTTTGCCGATCGCGCGCTGCTGCCCGAGGGCTGGCGCCGTAACGTGCTGCTGCGCTGGGACGCGTATGGCCTGCTGAACACCGTCGAGCCCGATGCGGTGCCGCCCGAGGGCGTCGAGCGCGCCGCCGGCCCGGTGATCGCCGGCATGCCGAACCTGCATTCGCACGCCTTCCAGCGCGCCATGGCCGGGCTGACCGAATACCTCGGCCACCCGCAGGACAGCTTCTGGAGCTGGCGCAGCCTGATGTACCGCTTCGCCGGGCGACTGACGCCGGACACGCTGGAGGCCGTGGCGCGCCAGCTTTACGTCGAGATGGCCAAGGCCGGCTACACCTCGGTGTGCGAGTTCCACTACGTGCACCATGACGCCAACGGCCGGCCTTACGCCAATCCGGCCGAGCATTGCGAGCGCCTGATCGCCGCCGCCGCCGATGCCGGTATCGGCCTCACGCTGCTGCCGGTGCTGTATCAGCAAAGCGGTTTCGGCGCCAAGCCGCCGCTGCCGGAGCAGGCACGCTTCGTCGCCAGCACCGACTGGATGCTCGATCTGCTGGCGCGGCTGCGCCGCGATCATCCGCAGCATGCCGGCCTGCGCTACGGCGTGGCGCCGCACTCGCTGCGCGCCGTCACGCCGGCCACGCTGGAAGCCTTGCGCAGTGGCCTGCACGGCGACGATCCCGGCGCGCCGATCCACATCCACATCGCCGAGCAGACCAAGGAGGTGGACGACTGCGTGGCCGAGCTGGGCAAGCGCCCGGTGCGCTGGCTGCTCGACAACCAGCCGCTCGACGAACGCTGGTGCCTGGTGCACGCCACCCACATGACGCCGGACGAAACCGCTGACCTGGCGGCGAGCGGCGCGGTGGCCGGCATCTGCCCGACCACCGAGGCCAACCTCGGCGACGGCATCTTCGACGGCGTGGCCTACCTCGCCGCCGGCGGCAACTGGGGGATCGGTTCGGACAGCCATGTCAGCGTGTCGCTGGTCGAGGAGCTGCGCCTGTTGGAATACAGCCAGCGCCTGCGCGACCGGCGCCGCAATGCGCTCGCCAGCGCCGACGCCCCGGTGGTGGCGGACCGGCTGTACGCCCAGGCCGTGGCCGGCGGCGCGCTGGCGACCGGGCGGCCGGTGGCCGGGCTGGCGGTCGGCCAGCGTGCCGACTTGCTGGTGCTCGACGCCGAGCACCCCAACCTGGCGCAGCGCGTGGCTGACCAACTGCTGGCCGGACTGGTGTTCTGCCAGCACGGCGAGACGCCGATCCGCGACGTCTATGCCGGCGGTCGGCGCATTGTCGCCGAGCGGCGCCACGTTTCCGAGGTGGCGGCGGCACAGGGTTACCGCCAGGCACTGGCCGAGCTGCTGGGCTGA
- a CDS encoding HutD family protein, whose translation MNKPQHDAGMTEAPSRVPDYTLIRGAALQARPWKNGGGVTREIAAGPDDAGLDDFAWRVSLADVAQAGPFSRFPGVDRTLVLLAGDGMRLEQDDGTVYALCQPLARAVFAGEAAIEATLPGGATRDFNLMLRRDAAQGRVEVWQGAGRHVLDGDVVLLFCAQGRVELSLGGDAPLALEADDTLRLDAAAALDCRMAGDGSLLAVSIRLLAPSSSDHS comes from the coding sequence ATGAACAAGCCACAGCACGACGCCGGGATGACCGAGGCGCCGAGCCGGGTGCCCGATTACACGCTGATCCGCGGCGCCGCACTGCAAGCGCGGCCGTGGAAGAACGGCGGCGGGGTGACGCGCGAGATCGCCGCCGGGCCGGACGACGCCGGGCTGGACGATTTCGCCTGGCGCGTGAGCCTGGCCGACGTGGCCCAGGCCGGGCCGTTTTCGCGTTTTCCCGGTGTCGACCGCACCCTGGTGCTCTTGGCCGGCGACGGCATGCGTCTCGAGCAGGACGACGGCACGGTGTACGCCTTGTGCCAGCCGCTGGCGCGTGCCGTGTTCGCCGGCGAGGCGGCGATCGAGGCCACGCTGCCCGGCGGTGCCACGCGCGACTTCAACCTGATGCTGCGCCGCGATGCCGCGCAGGGCCGGGTCGAAGTCTGGCAGGGGGCCGGCCGGCACGTGCTCGACGGCGACGTGGTGCTGCTGTTCTGCGCGCAGGGCCGGGTCGAGCTATCCCTCGGCGGCGACGCGCCGCTTGCACTCGAGGCCGACGACACGCTGCGTCTCGACGCCGCCGCCGCCCTCGACTGCCGCATGGCCGGCGATGGCTCACTGCTCGCCGTCAGCATCCGCCTGCTGGCGCCTTCCTCTTCCGACCATTCCTGA